Proteins encoded in a region of the Cupriavidus pauculus genome:
- a CDS encoding GntR family transcriptional regulator, which translates to MTDATLTDDRVLPDDVRTSRADSVYALLKRDIADFRLIPGDRFTEAEVCERLHVSRTPVRQALFRLKQEGFVDVSFRAGWRVLPFDFSKLDELYELRMLLETEAVRRVCTMDRETMDTALAELAAIWLVAPEHRLSDLAHVGELDEAFHCALLDVAGNTEMARVHREVTERIRIVRRLDFTRQARVDATYDEHGAILRAILAHRADEATRLLRTHIGTSQAEVRKITLHEVYLAKSRAHGGAD; encoded by the coding sequence ATGACCGACGCCACCCTGACCGACGATCGCGTGCTGCCGGACGATGTACGCACCTCGCGCGCGGACAGCGTCTATGCCCTGCTCAAGCGCGATATCGCGGACTTCCGCCTGATTCCGGGCGACCGCTTCACCGAGGCGGAGGTCTGCGAGCGCCTGCACGTGTCCCGCACACCCGTGCGGCAGGCGCTGTTCCGACTCAAGCAGGAGGGTTTCGTCGACGTGAGCTTCCGCGCGGGCTGGCGCGTGCTGCCCTTCGACTTCAGCAAGCTCGACGAGCTCTACGAACTGCGCATGCTGCTGGAAACGGAAGCTGTGCGCCGCGTGTGCACCATGGATCGCGAGACCATGGACACCGCGCTCGCCGAACTCGCCGCGATCTGGCTCGTCGCGCCCGAGCATCGCCTGTCGGACCTCGCCCATGTCGGGGAACTCGACGAGGCGTTCCACTGCGCGTTACTCGACGTGGCCGGCAACACGGAAATGGCGCGCGTGCATCGCGAAGTCACCGAACGCATCCGCATCGTGCGGCGCCTGGACTTTACGCGCCAGGCGCGCGTCGATGCCACCTACGACGAGCACGGCGCGATCCTCCGCGCGATCCTCGCGCACCGCGCCGACGAAGCCACGCGTCTGCTGCGCACGCATATCGGCACGAGCCAGGCCGAAGTGCGCAAGATCACGCTGCACGAGGTCTACCTGGCCAAGAGCCGCGCACATGGTGGCGCGGATTAG
- a CDS encoding ABC transporter ATP-binding protein: MSAVITPARHADVPPPVFRPGPPGTHITIRGLTKYFAGWPLYENFDLDIPKGKIVSVFGPNGCGKSTLINMIAGLIPIDRGEILFDGKSLKDTRIGYVFQNYREAMFPWMRTIDNIAYPLLLEGRSKAEVDRRVAELVASFDVKFDLHRYPYELSGGQQQTASIMRALAPRPEVLFLDEPFSALDFEMTLFIREKLQEVFMQTGTTMLLVSHDLEEAVYLADQILLLTKRPTRVAEILDYTDARPRTVETLSQASFVAAKRQSLEIFQREVRR; encoded by the coding sequence ATGAGTGCCGTCATCACGCCCGCCCGTCACGCCGACGTCCCGCCACCCGTGTTCCGTCCGGGCCCTCCGGGCACGCATATCACCATTCGCGGCCTGACCAAATACTTTGCCGGCTGGCCGCTCTACGAGAACTTCGATCTCGACATTCCCAAGGGCAAGATCGTCTCGGTGTTCGGCCCCAACGGCTGCGGCAAGAGCACGCTGATCAATATGATCGCGGGCCTGATCCCGATCGATCGCGGCGAGATCCTGTTCGACGGCAAGTCGCTCAAGGACACGCGTATCGGCTACGTGTTCCAGAACTATCGCGAGGCGATGTTCCCGTGGATGCGCACGATCGACAATATCGCCTACCCGCTGCTGCTCGAAGGCCGCAGCAAGGCCGAGGTCGATCGCCGCGTGGCGGAGCTCGTCGCATCGTTCGACGTCAAGTTCGATCTGCACCGCTACCCGTATGAACTCTCGGGCGGCCAGCAGCAGACCGCGTCGATCATGCGCGCGCTCGCGCCGCGTCCCGAGGTGCTCTTCCTCGACGAACCGTTCTCGGCGCTCGACTTCGAGATGACGCTGTTTATCCGCGAGAAGCTGCAGGAAGTGTTCATGCAGACGGGCACCACGATGCTGCTGGTCTCGCACGACCTCGAAGAGGCCGTGTACCTCGCCGACCAGATCCTGCTGCTGACCAAGCGTCCGACCCGCGTCGCCGAGATTCTCGACTACACCGACGCGCGGCCGCGCACGGTGGAAACGCTGTCGCAGGCAAGCTTCGTCGCGGCCAAGCGGCAGAGCCTCGAGATCTTCCAGCGCGAGGTCAGACGTTGA
- a CDS encoding sigma-70 family RNA polymerase sigma factor, translated as MSAMQDVFVRDVFDYAGAIAGCAARDAEALRRLYDHASPYLLGVALRIVRDRQTAEDVLHDAFVKIWTAAESYDDARGAARGWLFSIVRHEALNVVRGRLRVVTPDEEAAEAIDAEASYAASVGRADAGETRVLMGRLNDCLEHLDEPRRNSLMYAYLDGCSHSEIAARLGAPLGSVKAWIRRGLQALRECMQ; from the coding sequence ATGTCGGCCATGCAGGATGTGTTCGTCCGAGACGTCTTCGACTATGCGGGCGCGATCGCGGGTTGCGCCGCGCGCGATGCGGAGGCATTGCGCCGTCTCTACGATCATGCGTCGCCATATCTGCTCGGCGTTGCGCTACGCATCGTGCGCGACCGCCAGACGGCGGAGGATGTCCTGCACGACGCGTTCGTGAAGATCTGGACGGCCGCGGAAAGCTATGACGATGCGCGCGGTGCCGCGCGCGGCTGGCTGTTCAGCATCGTCCGGCATGAAGCGCTCAACGTCGTGCGGGGCCGCCTGAGGGTGGTGACGCCCGACGAGGAGGCCGCGGAGGCGATCGATGCGGAGGCGTCTTACGCGGCCTCGGTCGGCCGCGCGGACGCCGGGGAGACGCGCGTGCTGATGGGCCGCCTGAACGATTGCCTCGAACACCTCGACGAGCCGCGGCGCAACAGCCTGATGTACGCGTATCTGGACGGGTGCTCCCATAGTGAAATCGCCGCGCGCCTCGGTGCGCCGCTTGGCAGCGTCAAGGCATGGATTCGCCGCGGGCTGCAGGCATTAAGGGAGTGCATGCAATGA
- a CDS encoding ABC transporter permease has protein sequence MGELSRTESPGAATAAAATAPGWAPPASQDAAPRRPFSERLLPFVGPIALFIVWDVVVRLGWIKAILLPSPIDTIAALASGLAGGALLTDFLVTVSRTLQAFAIAAVIGMPLGVLLGSNERAYRSVEFLIDFFRSTPSSALIPLFLLIFGVTDINKIAIAAFGAVLIVVFNSAYGVINARKQRVMAARVMGASRWRIFRDVLIWESLQPSFVGLRSAVSMALVIVIVAEMFIGSENGLGHAIIDAQQVLNVKTMYAAILAAGALGYVLNIVFMLIERRIVHWSGR, from the coding sequence ATGGGCGAGCTATCACGCACCGAATCGCCGGGCGCGGCCACGGCCGCCGCGGCAACCGCCCCGGGATGGGCACCGCCCGCGTCGCAGGATGCCGCGCCGCGGCGTCCGTTCTCGGAACGGCTGCTGCCGTTCGTGGGACCGATCGCGCTGTTCATCGTCTGGGACGTGGTGGTGCGGCTCGGCTGGATCAAGGCGATCCTGCTGCCGAGCCCCATCGACACGATCGCGGCGCTCGCGAGCGGGCTGGCCGGCGGCGCGCTGCTGACCGACTTTCTTGTCACGGTCTCGCGCACGCTGCAGGCGTTCGCCATCGCGGCGGTCATCGGCATGCCGCTCGGCGTGCTGCTCGGCAGCAACGAGCGCGCGTACCGCAGCGTCGAGTTCCTGATCGACTTCTTCCGTTCGACGCCCTCCTCCGCGCTGATTCCGCTGTTTCTGCTGATCTTCGGCGTGACCGATATCAACAAGATCGCCATCGCCGCGTTCGGCGCCGTGCTGATCGTCGTGTTCAACAGCGCGTACGGCGTGATCAACGCCCGCAAGCAGCGCGTGATGGCCGCGCGCGTGATGGGCGCCTCGCGCTGGCGCATCTTCCGCGACGTGCTTATCTGGGAAAGCCTGCAGCCGAGCTTCGTGGGCCTGCGCTCCGCGGTGTCGATGGCGCTCGTGATCGTGATCGTCGCCGAGATGTTCATCGGCTCCGAGAACGGCCTCGGCCACGCGATCATCGACGCGCAGCAGGTGCTCAACGTCAAGACCATGTACGCGGCCATCCTCGCCGCCGGTGCACTGGGCTATGTCCTCAACATCGTGTTCATGCTGATCGAACGACGCATCGTCCACTGGAGCGGAAGGTAA
- a CDS encoding anti-sigma factor domain-containing protein yields MSAGPPDSNHNAPDDGHDGHDDEIDRLAGEYVLGTLSDASRQGVVRRMATDAQLAARVQAWEARLHPMTALVEPVQPDAATWPRIEETIAERVGYRVPPPVRADRGRPRWWEALPVWRGFALGASACAVVLAVLLGRQILQPPPAPRYVVVLAEPRDKTPGWLIQASTSQKITLIPLGAQAAPPDRALQFWTKGDDWTGPVSLGLVQPGQRVEIPLDKLPALQPNQLFEITLEPATGSPIGRPTGPILYIGRALKVS; encoded by the coding sequence ATGAGCGCCGGCCCGCCAGATTCGAACCACAATGCGCCCGACGACGGCCACGACGGCCACGACGACGAGATCGATCGTCTCGCGGGCGAGTACGTGCTGGGCACGCTGTCCGATGCCAGCCGGCAGGGCGTGGTGCGCCGCATGGCCACCGATGCGCAGCTGGCCGCGCGCGTGCAGGCATGGGAAGCAAGGCTGCATCCGATGACGGCGCTCGTGGAGCCGGTGCAGCCGGATGCCGCGACGTGGCCGCGTATCGAGGAAACGATTGCCGAGCGTGTCGGCTACCGAGTGCCACCGCCAGTGCGTGCCGACCGGGGGCGGCCGCGCTGGTGGGAGGCACTGCCCGTGTGGCGCGGCTTCGCGCTCGGGGCGTCCGCCTGCGCGGTCGTGCTGGCGGTGCTGCTCGGCCGGCAGATCCTGCAGCCGCCACCGGCGCCACGCTATGTGGTGGTGCTTGCGGAACCGCGCGACAAGACGCCGGGCTGGCTGATCCAGGCGAGTACCTCGCAGAAGATCACGCTGATTCCGCTCGGCGCGCAAGCCGCGCCGCCCGATCGCGCACTGCAGTTCTGGACCAAGGGCGATGACTGGACGGGACCGGTATCGCTGGGTCTCGTGCAGCCGGGGCAGCGCGTGGAAATTCCGTTGGACAAGCTTCCGGCGCTACAACCGAACCAGTTGTTCGAAATCACGCTCGAGCCCGCGACGGGCTCGCCGATCGGCCGGCCGACGGGACCGATTCTTTATATCGGCCGCGCGCTGAAGGTCAGTTAG
- a CDS encoding LysR family transcriptional regulator, translating to MANVLSASLLGWLRCFEAAARHCNFTQAAGELCVTQGAVSQQVKQLEQWLDRPLFLRTPRALVLTPEGERLRFVLRESFQAIEGTLTQLRRPRERGAVSLSCSPSFAMVWLTPRLGHFFRQHPDVGLRVYGEFHALDPSRMARDGTEAAIRFDPGGYQELAATMFLEEWLLPVASPAYVAAHPELRSPSGLRAGMLLHDVSPWDGAGEFDEWQCWLRHAGLELDDAAGHGQRFNLSQLAVNAALAGQGVAMGRSALVLEEIAAGRLVDLFGIHARSNASYHFVSTHAQASQVAEVQAWLVREGMEFHANRRRVLKVG from the coding sequence ATGGCTAACGTCCTGTCCGCCTCATTATTGGGCTGGCTGCGCTGTTTTGAGGCAGCCGCGCGCCACTGCAACTTCACGCAGGCCGCCGGCGAGCTCTGCGTGACGCAGGGCGCCGTCAGCCAGCAGGTGAAGCAGCTCGAACAATGGCTCGACCGGCCGCTGTTCCTGCGCACGCCGCGCGCGCTGGTGCTGACGCCCGAGGGCGAGCGGCTGCGCTTCGTGCTGCGCGAGTCGTTCCAGGCGATCGAAGGCACGCTCACGCAACTGCGCCGCCCGCGCGAACGGGGCGCGGTATCGCTCTCGTGCTCGCCGTCGTTCGCCATGGTCTGGCTGACGCCGCGGCTCGGGCATTTCTTCCGCCAGCATCCCGATGTCGGCCTGCGCGTCTACGGCGAATTCCACGCGCTGGACCCCTCGCGCATGGCGCGCGACGGCACCGAGGCCGCCATTCGCTTCGATCCGGGCGGCTATCAGGAACTTGCCGCGACGATGTTCCTGGAAGAATGGCTGCTGCCCGTGGCCAGCCCGGCCTATGTCGCCGCGCATCCCGAACTGCGCAGCCCGTCGGGCCTGCGCGCCGGCATGCTGCTGCACGACGTCAGTCCGTGGGACGGCGCCGGCGAGTTCGACGAGTGGCAATGCTGGCTGCGCCATGCGGGCCTCGAACTCGACGATGCGGCCGGGCATGGGCAGCGCTTCAACCTGTCGCAGCTGGCCGTCAACGCCGCGCTGGCCGGACAAGGCGTGGCGATGGGACGCTCGGCGCTCGTGCTGGAAGAGATCGCGGCGGGCCGGCTTGTCGATCTGTTCGGCATTCACGCGCGCAGCAATGCGTCCTATCACTTCGTGAGTACGCACGCGCAGGCGAGCCAGGTGGCCGAGGTGCAGGCGTGGCTCGTGCGCGAAGGCATGGAGTTCCACGCCAACCGGCGGCGCGTGCTAAAAGTCGGCTAG
- a CDS encoding ABC transporter substrate-binding protein, whose product MPKSPLSATPASATPASATPASATRRRVLKATGAAVATLAAPAFVRAQGSSKLRIGFWPVASGLPFFAAIEKGYFKEAGLDVEPLKFASAQQVIEAILSGRCDGSASGTASAALALGEIAQPGLLKIFCTNPTNAKYVLEEIVVAKDSPIKTVADLKGKRVACGPGVQNVTLAKTILERAGAGKMTVTELPIGQHVAALASGQIDGVYTLEPTGTVGRLKGLTRTIEAGVVARYILGDPMAPWHGGSASLTSELIGKNKDVATRYMTAYRRGVALVKQSPQEARPYLKGYTAIEGDLTAEVPMSDYVFYDEFKASDAAYFQKFYDLFSEKGIFSRKVDVNAMLYKG is encoded by the coding sequence ATGCCCAAGTCGCCCCTCTCCGCCACCCCCGCTTCCGCCACCCCCGCTTCCGCCACGCCTGCTTCGGCCACGCGCCGCCGCGTGCTGAAAGCCACCGGCGCCGCCGTGGCCACGCTCGCCGCCCCGGCCTTCGTGCGCGCCCAAGGGTCGTCCAAGCTGCGTATCGGCTTCTGGCCCGTGGCATCGGGGCTGCCGTTCTTCGCGGCGATCGAGAAGGGGTACTTCAAGGAAGCGGGCCTCGACGTGGAACCCCTGAAGTTCGCCAGCGCGCAGCAGGTCATCGAGGCGATCCTGTCCGGCCGCTGCGACGGCAGCGCCAGCGGCACCGCGTCGGCGGCGCTGGCTCTCGGCGAAATCGCACAGCCGGGCCTGCTCAAGATCTTCTGCACCAATCCGACCAACGCGAAGTACGTGCTCGAAGAAATCGTCGTCGCCAAGGACAGCCCGATCAAGACCGTGGCCGACCTCAAGGGCAAGCGCGTGGCCTGCGGCCCCGGCGTGCAGAACGTCACGCTCGCCAAGACCATTCTGGAGCGCGCGGGCGCCGGCAAGATGACCGTGACCGAACTGCCGATCGGCCAGCACGTGGCCGCGCTCGCGTCGGGCCAGATCGACGGCGTCTACACGCTCGAACCCACGGGAACCGTGGGCCGCCTCAAGGGCCTCACGCGCACGATCGAAGCGGGCGTGGTCGCGCGCTATATCCTCGGCGACCCGATGGCCCCGTGGCATGGCGGCTCCGCGAGCCTCACGTCGGAACTCATCGGCAAGAACAAGGACGTCGCCACGCGCTATATGACCGCGTATCGCCGCGGTGTCGCGCTCGTCAAGCAGTCGCCGCAGGAAGCGCGTCCGTACCTCAAGGGCTACACCGCGATCGAGGGCGACCTGACCGCGGAGGTGCCGATGTCCGATTACGTGTTCTACGACGAATTCAAGGCCAGCGACGCGGCCTACTTCCAGAAGTTCTACGACCTGTTCTCCGAGAAGGGCATCTTCTCGCGCAAGGTCGACGTCAACGCGATGCTCTACAAGGGGTAA